The following is a genomic window from Clostridium sp..
AAATACTTCCGTTAACTTTTTAGCTGCTTCTTCTGTCATGGTATTACGCCAGGTCCTAAATGGGACAAGAAGATTCCCCTGTTTGTCAAATGCCATATATCCATGCATCATTGCTGAAAAACCAATTGAACCAATTTTTGAAAGTGTAACTCCATATTGTTCTTTTACCTCAGCAAAAAGTTTTTGATAACTGTATTGTAGTCCCTTCCAGATTTCTTCCAGTGGATATGTCCAAATCCCGTTTTCTAAGCTTGTTTCCCATTCAAAATTACCACTAGCTAATGGAGAGAAATCATTTGCAATAAGAACTGCTTTAATACGGGTCGAACCAAATTCTATTCCTAACGATGTTTTGCCATTTTGAATTTCTTCAGCTCTTTTTACCTTTATAGTCAATAAAAAAACCTCCTCATTAAAACCTTAAAACAGTAGTAAACGCTTTCTTTATGACAATATTACTATATACATACGTACATGTCAATAAAAAAATATAAAAGGTACGTACTTATTTTTTTATTATTAACCTTCAACATAAGAATCTCCAATGACAAAATAAAAATTGTAAAGCTCTTTATTCCAAATGTTTATATTAACTATTTATTTATAATTTTTTAAAATTTATACCTATAAATTTTAAAAAATTATTGACATTTATAAGTATAAATATTATAGTTATCTTGAAAGTATACAGACAAATAAAAAAAAGTTGCCTGTTTATATGCTGCTAATATTATTTTCTCTTTATGTAAAGGATTACCTCATGGTGCAATAAATATACTTTAATTAAAAAATGGAATTGCAAAATTAGGAATAATTCTTAGTATAATGAGAATCTTACTTGTAATATAACTTTTTTAGAAAGAATTCATAATAGAAAGAAGGTTAATCTCTAATGTTGGAAGATTTAAAAGAGCAGGTGCTGAAAGCCAATTTAATGCTTCCGGAATACCACATGGTAACATTTACCTGGGGAAATGTAAGTGGAATTGATCGGAGCAGCGGATTAGTAGTTATTAAGCCAAGCGGTGTTGAATACAGTAAAATGAAAGCATCCGACATGGTTATAGTAGATCTTGATGGAAATGTAATTGAAGGAAATCTTAATCCTTCAAGTGATACTCCAACTCACCTGATTTTATATAAAAAATTTTCAGATATACTGGGTATAGTCCATACTCATTCTTCATGGGCCGTTGCATTTGCCCAGGCAGGACTTTCCATACCAGCTGCCGGCACAACACACGGTGATTATTTCTATGGGGATATACCCGTAACTCGTCCAATGACTAAAAGTGAAATTGAAGCTGAATATGAAAAGCAAACAGGTTCCGTAATTGTTGAAACCTTTAAACTCAATAATATTAACCCTAATGAAATACCTGGAGTGCTTGTAAATGATCATGGTCCATTTGCATGGGGAACCAGTCCTAAAAATGCAGTTCACAATGCAGTAGTACTGGAAGAGGTAGCAAAAATGACATATCACTCACTGCAGTTAAACCCTTATAACATCAAAATGGATCAAATCTTACTGGACAAACATTTTAAACGCAAGCATGGAAAGAATGCTTATTATGGTCAAAAGAAATAAAATATAGGAGGATCAATAATCATGTTAAAAAACAAGAAAATGGAATTCTGGTTTATAGTAGGAAGTCAATATTTATACGGTAAAGATACACTTACACAGGTTAAAAGTGATTCTATCAAAATTGTAGATGGCTTGAACAAAAGCGGAAATTTACCTTATACTGTTACATTCAAGTCCCTGGCAACTTCTGCAGATGAAATTAAAAAACTTATGAAAGAAGTAAATTACAATGACAACGTAGCCGGCGTAATAACATGGATGCATACTTTTTCACCAGCTAAAATGTGGATAGCAGGTACTAAATTGCTGCAAAAACCTTTGCTCCATTTTGCAACTCAGTTCAATCAACATATACCATGGAATACAATAGATATGGATTTCATGAATTTGAACCAGAGTGCACACGGTGACAGAGAATATGGCTTTATCAATGCAAGATTGAATAAACACAATAAAGTAATTGTAGGTTATTGGGAAAAAACCGAAATTCAAAAAGAAATTGCTGACTGGATGAATGTAGCTGTTGGATACATTGCCAGTCAGGATATAAAGGTGGCACGTTTTGGAGACAATATGCGTAATGTGGCTGTCACTGAAGGAGATAAAATTGAAGCCCAGATCCAGTTTGGCTGGACAGTAGACTATTATGGAATTGGTGATTTGGTTGCTGAAATAAACAAGGTTTCACAAAGTGACATTGACAAAACCTATGAAGATTTTAAAAAGATATATATTATGGATACAGGTGATAATGATCCTGAATTTTATGAAAAACAAGTAAAAGAACAAATAAAAATAGAAATAGCTCTTCGAAATTTCCTGAAAGCCGGAGACTATACTGCATTTAGTACAAATTTTGAAGATTTGTATGGAATGAAACAACTACCAGGCCTTGCTGTTCAGCGCCTGAATGCAGAAGGATATGGCTTTGCCGGTGAAGGTGACTGGAAAACTGCAGCTCTGGATCGTTTAATTAAAATTATGGCTGACAACAAGAAAACAGGTTTTATGGAAGATTACACTTATGAACTAGGTGCAGGCAGTGAAGAAATTTTAGGTGCACATATGCTTGAAGTTGACCCGACTTTTGCCTCCGACAAGCCAAGGGTAGTTGTAAAGCCTCTCGGAATTGGAGACCGTGAAGATCCTGCACGTTTGATTTTTAACGGTTCTACAGGCAAGGGTATTGCAGTGTCAATGTGTGATCTTGGAACACATTACCGTCTTCTCATAAATGAAATAAATGCTGTTGAACCTGCTGAAGATACTCCAAATCTTCCTGTAGCCAAACTGGTATGGAAACCTGAACCGAACTTCAGTGATGGAGTAAAATCCTGGATTTATGCCGGAGGTGGTCACCATACAGTTGTTACCCTGTCATTATCTGCTGAACAAATCTATGACTGGAGCAGAATGGTGAATTTGGAAACAGTTATTATTGACCATAATACAAAATTAAGAGATATTATAAATCAAACTACACGGTAACCATTAACTGGCATATTGATTATTTTTCTATAGATAATCAATATGCCAAATATAAATTTCTGATACTAAAATCTACAATTAAAGGAGTATATTATAATGATAGAAAAAAGTATCCTGGGCTCTTTTGATGGAAATAAGATTTATAAATACACAATTGAAAATATAAAAGGGGTAAAAGT
Proteins encoded in this region:
- the araD gene encoding L-ribulose-5-phosphate 4-epimerase, whose translation is MLEDLKEQVLKANLMLPEYHMVTFTWGNVSGIDRSSGLVVIKPSGVEYSKMKASDMVIVDLDGNVIEGNLNPSSDTPTHLILYKKFSDILGIVHTHSSWAVAFAQAGLSIPAAGTTHGDYFYGDIPVTRPMTKSEIEAEYEKQTGSVIVETFKLNNINPNEIPGVLVNDHGPFAWGTSPKNAVHNAVVLEEVAKMTYHSLQLNPYNIKMDQILLDKHFKRKHGKNAYYGQKK
- the araA gene encoding L-arabinose isomerase encodes the protein MLKNKKMEFWFIVGSQYLYGKDTLTQVKSDSIKIVDGLNKSGNLPYTVTFKSLATSADEIKKLMKEVNYNDNVAGVITWMHTFSPAKMWIAGTKLLQKPLLHFATQFNQHIPWNTIDMDFMNLNQSAHGDREYGFINARLNKHNKVIVGYWEKTEIQKEIADWMNVAVGYIASQDIKVARFGDNMRNVAVTEGDKIEAQIQFGWTVDYYGIGDLVAEINKVSQSDIDKTYEDFKKIYIMDTGDNDPEFYEKQVKEQIKIEIALRNFLKAGDYTAFSTNFEDLYGMKQLPGLAVQRLNAEGYGFAGEGDWKTAALDRLIKIMADNKKTGFMEDYTYELGAGSEEILGAHMLEVDPTFASDKPRVVVKPLGIGDREDPARLIFNGSTGKGIAVSMCDLGTHYRLLINEINAVEPAEDTPNLPVAKLVWKPEPNFSDGVKSWIYAGGGHHTVVTLSLSAEQIYDWSRMVNLETVIIDHNTKLRDIINQTTR